One window of the Candidatus Falkowbacteria bacterium genome contains the following:
- the ligA gene encoding NAD-dependent DNA ligase LigA: MSQEIKQRIDKLKAEIDHHRYLYHVLDQQEISEAALDSLKHELFRLEQAHPELITPDSPTQRVAGEVLAKFAKVEHSQPMLSLYDAFSPEDMRDWEARMERILPGQKFSYYCELKMDGLAMSLVYRQGVFVQGATRGDGRVGENVTQNLRTIESIPLRLRVPTLAELKKIGLTQASINTLFDKINNGEVEVRGEAIMNLKTFANLNKKYAKEGKPLLANPRNGAAGSIRQLDTSVTAERQLDFHVYALVTELGLTKHEEEHELAKLLGFKILKENKLCKNLDEAIKFHDHWEAHKHEMPFECDGAVILVDDTTLWPKLGVVGKGPRYVMAYKFAAEQVTTKLLDVIWQVGRTGALTPTAVLEPVRVGGVTVSRSTLHNMDEIERLDLRLGDTVILERAGDVIPKIIQALVNLRNGKEKKIAPPKECPMCDSPVVRLEGEVAYRCSNKSCYAANLRGFYHWTSKVAMDIPGLGPKIIDQLVKEGLVADPSDFYALTVGDLLPLERFAEKSAENLIDSINERKAVPLERLLVALGIRHVGEETALLLAKEIAKSKEPDDELSIGGLIEIMDGYSLEELQELPDIGPIVGQSIYEWFHAKHNIELLKKLAKNGLKLNKNNQKSIVSNAAFSGKTLVLTGTLSSLTRDEAKAKIRELGGKISSSVSKKTDFVVAGVEAGSKLEDAKKLDVKILTEEEFLKIANS, from the coding sequence ATGAGCCAAGAAATCAAGCAAAGGATAGATAAGCTGAAAGCGGAGATAGACCATCACCGCTATCTTTATCATGTCCTGGACCAACAGGAAATCAGCGAGGCGGCGCTTGATTCCTTGAAGCACGAGCTATTCAGGCTTGAGCAAGCCCATCCCGAATTAATAACTCCTGATTCGCCGACCCAGCGCGTAGCCGGCGAGGTCCTGGCCAAGTTCGCCAAGGTCGAGCACAGCCAGCCGATGCTGTCGCTGTATGACGCCTTTTCACCTGAAGACATGAGGGACTGGGAGGCTAGGATGGAACGCATACTGCCGGGCCAGAAATTCAGCTATTACTGCGAACTGAAGATGGACGGCCTGGCCATGAGCTTGGTCTATCGCCAGGGTGTCTTTGTCCAGGGAGCGACCCGGGGAGACGGCCGGGTCGGGGAAAACGTTACCCAGAATCTGCGGACCATCGAGTCTATTCCGTTACGTTTGCGCGTCCCGACCTTGGCTGAATTGAAAAAGATCGGCCTGACCCAGGCTTCGATAAATACGTTGTTTGATAAGATCAATAATGGCGAGGTCGAGGTTCGCGGAGAAGCGATCATGAACCTGAAGACCTTCGCGAACCTGAACAAGAAATACGCCAAGGAGGGCAAGCCTTTGCTGGCCAACCCGAGAAACGGCGCGGCCGGATCGATCCGGCAGCTGGATACGTCGGTGACGGCTGAGCGACAGCTTGATTTCCATGTCTATGCCTTGGTGACCGAACTCGGTCTGACCAAACACGAAGAAGAGCATGAGCTAGCCAAGCTGCTAGGTTTTAAAATTCTGAAAGAGAACAAGCTTTGCAAAAATCTTGATGAGGCCATCAAATTCCATGACCATTGGGAAGCGCATAAGCACGAGATGCCGTTCGAGTGTGACGGCGCGGTAATCCTGGTGGATGACACCACGCTGTGGCCCAAGTTGGGCGTCGTCGGCAAAGGCCCGCGTTACGTCATGGCCTACAAGTTTGCGGCCGAGCAAGTAACGACCAAGCTTTTGGATGTGATCTGGCAGGTCGGCCGTACCGGCGCCCTGACTCCGACTGCTGTCCTCGAGCCGGTGCGGGTCGGCGGCGTTACCGTCAGCCGCTCGACGCTGCATAATATGGACGAGATTGAGCGGCTGGACTTGCGCTTGGGCGATACGGTGATTCTAGAGCGGGCCGGCGATGTCATACCCAAAATTATCCAAGCGCTTGTAAATCTACGCAATGGCAAGGAAAAGAAAATCGCGCCGCCTAAAGAGTGCCCGATGTGTGACAGCCCGGTCGTCCGCCTTGAAGGCGAGGTGGCTTATCGCTGCTCGAACAAGAGCTGCTACGCCGCCAATCTGCGGGGCTTTTATCATTGGACCTCAAAAGTCGCCATGGATATCCCCGGACTGGGACCGAAAATCATCGATCAGCTGGTTAAAGAGGGATTGGTGGCCGATCCGTCAGATTTTTATGCCTTGACGGTCGGCGACCTCTTGCCGCTCGAGCGTTTCGCCGAGAAATCGGCCGAGAACCTGATCGACTCGATCAACGAACGGAAGGCCGTGCCGCTTGAACGCCTGCTGGTCGCCCTGGGCATCAGGCACGTCGGCGAGGAGACGGCATTGCTTTTGGCCAAGGAAATTGCCAAAAGCAAAGAACCAGACGACGAGCTATCGATAGGCGGATTGATTGAGATAATGGACGGTTACAGCCTGGAAGAGCTGCAGGAACTGCCCGATATCGGACCGATCGTGGGGCAGAGCATCTACGAATGGTTCCACGCCAAGCACAATATCGAATTGTTGAAAAAATTAGCAAAAAATGGGCTAAAATTAAATAAAAATAATCAAAAATCAATCGTCTCAAATGCCGCATTCAGCGGCAAAACTCTGGTCTTGACCGGCACCTTGTCCAGTTTGACAAGAGACGAGGCAAAAGCTAAGATAAGAGAATTAGGCGGCAAAATTAGCAGTAGCGTTAGCAAAAAGACCGACTTCGTGGTCGCTGGTGTCGAGGCCGGCAGCAAGTTGGAAGACGCAAAAAAACTTGACGTCAAAATCCTGACAGAAGAAGAATTTTTGAAAATAGCCAATTCATAG
- the gatC gene encoding Asp-tRNA(Asn)/Glu-tRNA(Gln) amidotransferase subunit GatC produces the protein MHLTKQEIEHVAKLARLELTEEEVTKYGEQLSAVLSYIDQLSEVDTAGVEPTAQVTGLENVWREDQVEVWDETQTRNALELAPELEDGQIKVKRILE, from the coding sequence ATGCATTTAACCAAACAGGAAATCGAACATGTCGCCAAGTTGGCGAGATTGGAACTAACCGAAGAGGAAGTTACTAAATACGGCGAACAGTTGTCCGCCGTCTTGTCGTATATCGATCAGCTTTCCGAGGTCGACACGGCCGGCGTCGAGCCGACCGCTCAGGTCACCGGCCTGGAAAACGTCTGGCGCGAAGACCAAGTCGAGGTCTGGGACGAGACTCAGACTAGGAACGCTCTTGAACTGGCCCCGGAACTGGAAGATGGCCAGATCAAGGTAAAGCGGATTCTTGAGTAA